In the SAR86 cluster bacterium genome, TCATTGCAACAGTTTTCGAGAAGCAAAAAAAATTGCGCAAAGGCTATCTATGCAGCATAAAAGATCGTGGTATGTCAGTAGAATTGAGGGACAATGGTTAGTCCGATTACCTCCTTTAAAGTGGCAATGTGGTGGAGGACAATTTACCTTTCACTGTTTAAGTTGCAGTAATAAAGATCAACCAATTAATCAAGAACAGGTGATTTTAAAGGCCAGAGATGAAGGGGAAATTTTTAAATGTTACAAATGTGGGTCTAGTACTTATAGAATTTATGATAAAAAAAACAAGCTATATGATGAATATTATCCAGAATTAGAAGAGATGTGGAGAAGAGAAGATTACCCAGGAGAATACGACGACTACTGAAAGCTACTTCAACAATCTTTTAGTTTGCCTTCCAAAAATTTATTGTTTCACAATTATGATCACAATTTTCTCTGTTACAAGAATGGTTATTTCCCTAAATATATGTAAGGGGCCCAATAAAAAGGATCTTTATAAGACTCTCCAAAATCTCCGTTAATAAAGGCTTGAGACACCTGTTGCAAAGAATTGGTAATATTTGAATTATTGATACCTCTAAACAATTCGCTATTAAATTTTGAAGCTGAGAGAGATTCAATTTCCCACATTGTCGTATACACTCCTTTTGCACCGCCAAGAAAAAAGGCCTGTGCAATGCCAGAATAGGCTTCTTTATCTATATGAGACGAATCAAAAGTTTTGCAGGCTGATAGAGCAACTATAGATCCTGAAAAATTATTTTCTGAGATATCAGATATTTTTAGTATTCCTGATTCTTGATCATTAACTGGAGTTAAAACCAATCCAGGTTCCTCCGAAATAGAATTGCCGTATGGTAAAGAATGTGTTGCAAAATAAATTAAAGAATCAGAATGGAAATTTTTAAGACTTTGAAAATTTTTCTTAGTTGCATTCATGCCAAGCAAAATCATTTTTGAGTCAAATTCTGTGGATATTTCTATTATCTCTTCCTGTGTTTCTGGTAATGAAGCTAGCTGAGAAAGATCTGTGATATTTCTTGTCTTAAAGACTTCATTTTCTAATGCATCAAAAAATGGATCTCCTACACCAAGAAAATTAAGGGGACTGTTTTCACTTGTCAGATTTAGGAAAGAACTAAGAGAAGGTAAATAGCTGACTTCAAAATTCTCTGATAAATATTTATTCTTATAATTTAAAGCGTGAAAGGGAATATACTTCAAAATACCTTCAGAGATGATGTAGACCTTTTTAATTGAATCAAGTGAGCTAAGATCATAAATAACTTGAGAAAGATCATTGGCGTGTTTTCGATTTTGATTTATGTATTTAAAATTTGAAAATTCGTCATAAACTTTTAAAACCTCTGTATCCGATAATTCATAACTTCTTACTGTGACCATATCTCCATATATCCTAAAAACAATTCTTCTTTCACTGCTTTTGATAGAAAAATGATATTCGAGAACTTCATTTTGCTTAAGATTTTCTCTAATTCTGTCAATCAGCTTGTCATTACCAATAGTTTTTTGATCGGTAAATTTATCTAAGACGTCATTTAAATAATTTCGATTAGAGTCTTGTTCAAATCTTAAATTTCTAATTTCATTTTGGTCATAATCTTCCACTAATGTTAAGTAGTTATTGATTCTAAAATTTGAGGCAAATATTTTCTTAATTTTAGAAATAACACCACTTTCAAGCATCTCATCATTAATGTTTACCCTATTTAAGCTTAAAGACTTATCAAAGTCGTTTTTCTTCACCTTCATTATCATTTCTAAGGTAGATGCCGGAAAACTGAAAAAGTCATAATTTCCTGAATAATATTCATATTTATCATGAGCAACTATAGCGGCATGCAAAAGCATAAGCAGTTTGTCTTTAAGATAATGGCTCTCTATTGTCTGAAAAAAAGAATCTTTAGGCGATAACGTATAAATTATGCCAGCTGATCTTGCAAAAAAAGTATAGAACTCTAACAAAATTTTTGAGTGCTCTTTTTTTTGTTCATCATCATCAAAAAAAATATAACTATCTGAAATATGGTAAAGATTCATGAATTTCTGAATTGCGTCACATTCTCTAACTTGATTCTCAATTGAAGAGGTATTCTTAGAGAGACAGTCTATAATTTCTTCATTTGTAGGAAAAACAATCTCGGTATTTTTAAAAAAGTCAGTAGCAAATTTTTTGTTTTCTTCAAAATTTAAAGTCATTTCAGCGATCCTAAACAAAATTCCTTCATTTCCAATGTTATTAATATTAATTTCTTTTGGGAGATCAACTAGCATTGATTGGATCATTTTTGAAACTTGTTTCATCATTGTCTTGCATTCATCAGAACCATTTCTACATTCCTTCAAAAATAGATCATTTGAAGCTTGATGATCAATATTTACGTCAGAGCCTGACAAGATAAAGGTAACATCGGACTGTATTTGTTTAGATTCATCATCAGGGAGAGATCCCAATAGAGTGTAAGTATCCCCGTATGGATTAATCAACGTCTTATAAAAATTATCAAAATTAGTTTTGTAAATCTGATCATTTTCATATTTTGTAAAGATCCTATTTACATTTTCCATAGTTTTATATTTTGTAGGAAAACAGAAAGTATCAATAAAATTTCTCGTAATTGCATGAATCCTTTTATCATCTCTTAGCTTTGTAAAGGTTTCCTCATCACAGAGTTTATTTTTTTCTTGAAAGCTTTCAATTAATACATAACTAAAAAGGTCATCTTGAATATATTCATATTCGCTAATATCTAACTCTTTATTATTAAAGATAAGATAGAACAAGCTAATTCTTAAGTTTTGAATACTATTAAGATCTAATGAACCTTCCGCAGTTATGTTTTCGATTTCATGTAAAAGATTAGAAATTGTCCAAATTTCAAATTTACCCGCATACATTTCAGGATTTAATGAGTTTACAAAAAGGGTAGACTCCGAGATTATTTCATCAGTTTCACCGGAAAGAATCAGGGCTGAGAGCTTAATAATTTTCAACTGCAAGAGTATTGGAAGATTATTATTAGGGATAATCTCATTTTCTTTGAAAGAATTGAAGACGACTCTCTCAGCATAATTTATTAGATCTACAGCAATGGTTGGATCTCTTATATATTGAACTTGATATGTAGCTAATTCTTTTATAAGACTTGCAAAATAAAGTTCAGAATCAAGTCTGAAGCTTTCTTTTTCAAGATCATCCATATGAATTATGAACGTGTCGACTATGTTTTCTATTTCACCATTTTCATAGAGTTGAAATAGGATTTCTGGAAAAAATATTAGAAAATATTCAAATGTTCCTCTTTCTAATTCTGGATCAGTTAAATTTCTTAAATTTTTTGAGAAATTCACCAAATCATTAAAAAGTACCATGTTATTCGGGTTTTGGATCTTTGTTTCACAAAAAACTTTCAAAGTTTTTTCTTGATACAGATACTCAGTAGTAACTTGCGGAAAGAATTGATCAAGATATCCTTCATCACAAAAGTCTAAGGGTTCTTCTGCGAGGAAAGAGCCAGGAAAAAGCAATAAAATTAAAATAAGGTATCTCTTATTTTTTAGTGTCATGAAATACAAATCTTAATCATCATTAAGATAATCATAACAAATAAGTTTATCCGATGAATTGTGGTGGAGCCAGTCGGGATCGAACCGACGACCTCATCCGTGCAAGGGATGCGCTCTCCCAGCTGAGCTATGGCCCCACTTAGGGATGGGTAGATTAACAAAAACTTACTACTTAGTAAGTTTTTTTTTCAATTTAGAAAGGATTAGCCATCTCTTCGATGGAGTCATTTATTCTTTTGACAACATCTTTTTGGTCAAGATCTTTTGTGAGTTTATAGTGTGGATGGCTCAATGTCGCTAAGTCTTTTGCAACTTCAAGAGCTTTTGTCATGAGTTCTTCAGGCTCGACAACTTCATCTAGATACCCAGCATTCACAGAATCAGATATGGGGTAGGCTTCAGCGTTTAAGATTGCTCTATACCAATGATTCTTGAGAATCCTAGACTTTGAAATCTCTAAAATTGGAGTTGGAATCGACATACCATTTCGAGTTTCATTTGCTTGTACGATAAATTGACCCGATGCTCCAACTCTGTAATCAGCACAGCACAAAAGGAAAGCTCCTAAAGCGATTGCATGACCGCTAGACGCTGCTATGACAGGCCTTGGAAAGTTATAAATTCTAGACAAAAGCTTGAAACCAGCTTGTGTCATTTCGAGTGCAGCCTTTGGATCTCCTCCTGAAATAGTTTTTAAATCAAAACCAGCAGAAAATAAACCTTCTCGACCAGTAATTAATAAAGAGCCTTTGTCTTCAGGTACTGAATCTAGAAGAGAATTGATTGTATTACTCATGTTAGTTGAAAAAACATTAGCCTTTCCATCATCTAAAGTAATAATTGAAACATCTCCATCCTTCGTTAAAGTTGCTGTTTGATCCGTCATAGTTTTTCCTTTTAATTTGTCTGTGTTCGTATAATCTTATAAGTAGTCGAATAACTCAAATATTTAAATATGAAAATCTTTAAAAAACTTTCTAGATCAGTCAAAGGAAGAGTCGCAATCATTACAGGTGCTGGCAGTGGTATGGGCGAAGCAACAGCTAAAGTTTTTGCATCAGAGGGAGTTAAAGTTATTGCTACCGATGTAAATCAGGAGGAAGTCAATAGAGTTTCAACAGAAATAATAACAAGTGGCGGAGAATGTATGCCCCTTCTTTTAGACGTAACAGATTGTGCTTCAATAAATAAATGCATAGATGCCACCATCGAGACATATAAAACTATTGATTTCGTTATCAATAATGCAGGGATATCTTCTGTTACTGCGGTAGATGATGAAAATTTTGAAAATTATTGGGATGATACTTTAAATGTAGTTCTTACAGGTCAAGTAAGATTAATTAGAGCCTCACTTCCACATCTTCTTGAATCTGATAATGGAAGAATAGTAAACATATCTTCTACTGAAGGCTTTGGTGCATCACCATTTCATAGTCCTTACACTGCTGCCAAACATGGGGTGATTGGTTTAACTCGCTCTCTCGCTCTCGAATTAGGCCCAAAAGGGGTAACAGTAAATTGTGTTTGTCCTGGTCCTATCAATACAAACATGACCGCGGCTATAGATCCTAAAGACAAAGAAACCTATGCTAGAAGAAGAGTTGGTCTAAAAAGATATGGTGAACCTGAAGAGGTTGCACATGCTACTCTTAATCTATGCCTCCCCTCTTCATCCTATATTAATGGCGTTTATTTGCCTGTGGATGGTGGTCTTTCTATAAGACGGGCTTAAATACCCTTGAATTCAAAATCTTGTAGTAAATCGTAGATCTCTATCCTATCTATATCTTTTTTTCCTACTTCAGATCCCAGTACCTGCCACTTATTTTCACCAGGCAATAATTTTTCCCACTCAGGCAGCTCTTCTGAATTTGGATTTCCTGATTCAGCAAAATTTGTCCAATAAGAAAGCATAATATCTGATAGCTCTTGATTCTCTATAATGCCCAAGCCTCCGACTCCAAAGACATAGCTTATTTCGTAGGCATGGAAAGACCCTAATATTTCACCAGCCTTGCCTGAGGGTTTCTGATTAAAATGATAAAAATAAATATCTTCAGATCGTTCAGCCATAAATTTAGAGGCGAAGAAAGATGGTGCTCCAAACAAAGAGTCTCCCAATAATCTCTTGCTCGATTTGATCATCTCTTCTTTATCAGAGGCTGGATAGATAGAAAGAATTTTTTCAGCTTTTTCTTCAAATTTATCCAAAATCACCAGCTTATATTTTTCTACTGAATTAACCGGAGGTGCGACATCTGCCAAAGGACTTCCCCAGTAAAGCGCCGTCCCTTCATCCGCATTGGTCCCGATGATTGTTGGGACCTTATGATTTGCACCTTCTTCAAAACTCTTCATCACAGGGGCGAGAATGGTTTTATCATCCACATAAAATGAAGAAGAAAATCCAATTTTTCCCACCTCAATTATCTTATCTATAGGCAATTCTCTCATCAGCTTTAACTGATCATCATTATTTGGGATACCACAAAATTCTCCGAATCTTGATCCAAGATCTGCAGCAGAAAAGCCATTACTCGATTTATCAGATGAATGGAGGGCCATTCTTGAAAAACCACCACTTTGGACAATTGCTTTGTGAAAAAGACCTTTTGAGAGAGGAGATACTAAAAGTGCGGCAACTGAAAATCCTCCAGCAGATTCCCCGAATATTGTGATATTAGATGGATCACCACCAAAGTTTTCTATATTTTCCCTTACCCAATGCAAAGCCTTAATTTGATCCAGCAAGCCAAAATTAGTTTTAAACTCTTCTTCACTGTCATTTATTGATGGATGAGCAAAAAAACCTAATTCTCCTAATCTATAATTTATTGTTACAAGTATTTTTCCTTTCGAGAGTATTCCATCTGGTAAATAATTATCTCCCGATCCAAATCTTAAAGCACCGCCATGAATCCAAAACATAACTGGTAACTTTTCTTTAGGTGCTAAATCTCCTGAATATATATTCAGTCTTAAGCAATCTTCTGATTCTTGCGGCGGTTCCTCTTCAGGTATTTCAATTTCGTAAGCATTCGCAATTGAATCTCTAAATCCTCCCTCTCCTCTTCTAAATTGAGGACATTGTGGTCCAAAAGAACTGGCATCAAAATTTTCTACCCATGATTCAACATCCTGAGGAGCACGCCATCTATTATTACCTGATGTATCTGCTGCATAAGGTATGCCTCTGAAACTGTAGCCCTTAATTCCATTAAATTCTTCAATTAAACCTTCTACTGGTCCGCTTTTAGTTTCTACAACTGGTCTCACAAGCATTTCTCCCTATTACTTATAAAAGAGTTAACATATCACGAAATATGAAAAAGAAAATAATAATTGATACTGACCCAGCAATGGGAACAAAGGGTGGTGATCCTGAAGATTGTTTTGCAATTATGCTTGCGATGAATTCTCCTGAGCTTGAAATATTGGGCATCACAACCGTACAAGGGAATGTTCCTGTAGAGAGAGGTTTTAGCAATGCTAGCTATTTAGTTGAACAGCTTAGAAAAGATATACCTGTTCACACTGGAAAACCTGGAACATATAGTCAGGATAGAAATGAAAAAAGAAAATGGCTTGGCCAGAGGGAGGAAATGGAACAATTGACTCCAATATTACCAATTGAAAACGATAAGAAAGGTGCACCAGCCTTTATTGCTGAAACAGCAAAAGAAAATTCTGGTGATATTGAGCTTGTGACTATTGGCCCTCTAACTAACATCGCTCAAGCTTTAGACTTAGATCCTGAATTGCCAACTCACATAAATAAAATAACCATGATGGCCGGAGCATCAACTGTGCAAGGAAATGTTACGCCAGCTGCAGAGTTTAATGTATGGGCCGATCCTGAATCAGCCGCTCGAGTCTTTGGCTCTGGCATTCCAATTAGAATGGTTCCATTAGATGTCTGCCATAAAACTAGATTTGGTAGAGAACAGCTCAATTTAATTGGAGAAAATGAACATCCCTTTTGTCAATTTGTTCAGAAATCAGTAGATCCATGGTTAAAAATAAATCCAAATAAAGAAATAATTGATCAAGGACTTCATTTATATGACTCTTTGGCTGTTGCCCTCTCGTTTATGCCTGAAATAGCAGATTTCAAAAAGGCCTATGTATCTATAGAAACTAAAGGTGAATTTACTGATGGACAAACAGTTAGCGAATTTAATGAATCTATCATGGGACAGATCTTCAAACCGAAGCCCAACTCTGAAGTAGCTTTAGATTTAGATGTTGAAGCTTTTAATTCCCTATTTAAGGAAAGGGTAATAGATTTTTTGGTAGAACTATAATTTATCCAAACTTTAAGACTTCTTGAGTAGTTGGCATAGAAGCCGATGCACCTTTCTTTGTCACAGAAATAGCGGCAGCTTTATTAGCAAAAATAGCAGCCTCTGATAAATCTTGCTTCTCAAGTAGGGAACTAGCTAATGCTCCGATAAAACAATCTCCCGATCCAGTTGTATCGACGGCATCTACTTTATGACTCTCGATAAACTCATATTTATTATCTTGATGAATATAGACTCCTTTAGATCCAAGAGTTACGACTATAGATTGTTGATTATTTAAACCCATGGATTCGATACTCTCTTTGATAGAATCCAAGGAATCTATTTGAATTGATTGTTTTGTCAGAGACTCTAACTCAATTTCATTAACTACAAATAAATCAGTCTCAGAAAAAAGTGAATTACTTAATGTCAAAGCTGGTGCTACATTTAATATACGATAGCAATTTCTTTCTTTAGCCCTTAAGAATAGTTTCTCAATTTCTTTGGATTCAACTTCCATTTGAGAAATAAGGATATCTGTAGATGAAAGCACCTGATCACTCATCTGTTCGGATCGTGTATGAGAATTAGCTCCTGGGACAACTATTATTTGATTTTGAGAGGTACTTTCGACGACATTAATCAAAGCTACGCCAGATTCCCCATCATGACATTCCAATAATTCTGTATCAATATTTTCTGAGTCAAGTCTTTCTCTAAGTAGTTCGCCATAGAGATCATTGCCGACTTTTCCGACAAACGACACATTTGAACCAGTCCTTGAGGAAGCTACTGCTTGGTTGGCACCCTTACCTCCAAGAAATGTTTCAAAGTTTTTTCCAAAAATTGTTTCCCCGTCTTTGGGTTTGGCATAGCTATAAACCACTAAATCCATATTGATGCTGCCAAAGACTGCAATAGGATTTGTCATGAATTTAACTCAGGTCAGCTACAGAGGAAAATTTATCGACAAGCACACATGTTCGTTTGACTAAGCTATCTAGATCAAGTTCTCCAACTCCGGCAATCGCAGTTTGTACTCTTCCTTGCCACGGAGATGTCCATGATTCCGGTATTGCTCCTATATCTAAGCCTAGTAATCCTCCTACTGTTGCACCTGTGCAGTCAGTATCCCACCCACAACATATGGTTTCTCCGATTGCTTCATCAAATGAATCTTGAAATGATAAAAATGCCCACACTACTACTGCTAAATTATTTAAGCTATGAACGGGTGACATATCTCCATAATGTTGATGAAGATTAGAGGCAGGTTCATTTTTATATTTAATACCTACTTGAACGGCCTCATAAGCCAAGGAATCTTTTTCTATTAAATCTAATGCTGCTTTTACCGCCTCTTCTCTTGAAGAAGAAACTGGAACCAATGCACACAATGCAGCGATATAAGCTGAGGCCTCTACAGCACAGGACCTGTGCGATAGCATTGCATCTCTTCTTGCTAAGTCTGCAGCTAATTTTGGTTTTCCGGGTAACAACCATCCATACATATCAATCCGGATCTGAGCTCCTATCCAGTCGTTGTATTCTCCATCATTTATTTCCTCTAGATCAAAGCTGCGCGGGCCACCAAATTGATAGGCCATATTTGATTTTTCTATGAGCTTTAAATATGAATCTCTTTCTGCAGTAAATGTGGCTCCGACTGGCAATAAGTTAATCCATGATCTTGCAACATCATCTGTACTTAAATCTAAGCCATACTGCTCCATCATCATCAGGGCCAGAACGAGATAGGTAATGTCATCATCAACTTCAGCCCTTTCCATCATTCCTAAGCAACATCGTTTATTAGCACCCCTCAGTAATTCATGCTCCATATAGTTGACGTAGTTACGAAGAGGAAGTGATCCTGAATCCTGTAAAAAGGTATTTAATCCATGTGGGCCTTCTCTCATAGAAATCATTTCTACAGGTTTTCCTAATAAGCAACCCGATATTCTCCCCTGCCAAGCTGCTCTAATTCGTTCTTCATGCGTCATAATTTTTCCTCAATCAATCCAAGACTTCTTCTTTTATTTCATCAAAAACCATTTCTTCCTCAAACATTAAAGTCTTAATATCTTTCATTCTATCTACATAAAGTTTTCCAACTAAATGATCCAACTCATGCTGAAAAACCGTAGCTAGAAAATCTTCAGCCTCAATAGTTTTTGGTTCTGCATTTTCGTCTAAAAAATCTACTCTGATACTCCTCGGTCTTTCAACAAAACCTCTTAATCCAGGAACACTTAGGCAACCTTCCCAAAAACCTTGTTCAGTTTCATCCACCACAGAAACTTTTGGATTAAAGATGACATAAGGCTCACTATCCTCCATGTCTGGATATCTATCTGATTCTTCGGATAACTTTATTACAGCTAATTTTTTTAAAATGCCAATTTGAGGAGCTGCTAATCCAATTCCACCGGCAACTTCTAGAGAGTCCCACATGTCTTCAAGTAATAATTTTGTTTCTGGACTTTTGATTTCTTCAATAGTGAAATCTTCAGCCTCTTTTCTTAAAAGAGGGTTACCCATTTTTAATATTTCTTTAACGCTCATAAAAATCTACTTTACAAAGTATCTGAGAATAAATCTCATTAGTAATTTTATCTAGAATTTATGTTACTTTTTTTTTATGAATAATCCAAAAGTAGTTCAAAAGTTTCCTTACAAAGTTTCCGTCGAGTCTGAAAAAAATTACTGGTGGTGCAGTTGTGGAAAAAGTTCTAAACAACCTTTCTGCGATGGCTCTCACGAAGGAACTGAATTCTTACCATTGAAAGTAAAACTCGATGAAGAAAAGGATGTTTTTTTCTGCGGATGCAAGATGAGTAAAAATGGCGCTTTTTGTGACGGAACTCATAAAGATCTTTAAACTTATTCGGGATCAGCTATTTTAAGAAGTTGCTTGCCTTTATTTTGGCCTGTGTAAAGCCTCAATAAAGTATCAGGGGCATTCTCGATACCCTCCTGTATATCTTCTTGATAAATAATTTTTCCTTCTTGGACCCATTGCATCAATTCTCCAATTGCCTCAGGGAATCTATCCATATAATCCAGTACTATAAATCCCTCCATCCTAGCTCGCTGTATTAATAAAGCAGTATAGTTTGATGGTCCAGGAGCTGGAGTCTCATTATTGTAGCCTGAGATGGCACCACAAATCGCCACTCGAGCATTTTGGTTTATGCTCAATAGTGCGGTGTTTAGGAATTCTCCTCCAACATTATCAAAAATGACATCTATGCCTTCTGGACACAATTCAGGAATAACCTCCTCTAAATTTGCGGTTTTGTAATCTATTGCCGCATCGATTTTGACTTCCTCAGTTAGCCATTTACATTTCTCAACTCCGCCAGCAACACCTATAACACGACAGCCTTTTATTTTGGCAATTTGTGCAGCAATAGATCCTGTGGAACCCGCTGCTCCAGATATGAGAACAGTATCCCCTTCTTTAGGCTGTCCAACATCCAATAAACCAAAATATGCAGTGAGTCCTGTAATGCCAAAGACGCTTAAAGGTGCTGTGAGAGATGCTCCTTCTGGAATGACAGTAGCGTTTAAAATACCCTTTCCATCTGAAATGGCGTACTCTTGCCATCCAAAAGTGCCTTGAACTTTATCACCTACAGCATAATTAGGATGATTTGATTCAATAACTTGGCCTACAGAGCCAGCTCTCATTACCTCTCCAATTGCAACTGGTGGTACATAGCTTTTTCTATCTTCCATCCAACCTCTTTGAGGAGGATCAAAACTAAGATACAAGTTCTTAATAAGAAACTCTCCATCTTCAATATCTCTTACTTCCTCCTCTTCATAGGAAAAATTATGTTCCCCAACCATCCCGACTGGTCTGCTAGCTAAGGTCCACTTTCGGTTTCTTAAATTTTTCATATTACTCACTCAACATTGAAGACGTGTCTTAGCCCTCTGTTAAATAATGCTCCAGTGATGGTGAAGTGCGTCTCGTCTTCTAAAATCAAACCTTTTAACTTAAGGCTTGGATAATTTCTGCTATTGAGCTTTTCTATCATTTGCTCTGTATAGTCAGCAGTTCTAGCTTTGGAGAAGATCTCAACCATTACTGGATTCATTTTTTCTAGATAAGGTCCAATAACATCTTCTTCTGCTCCGGATGCCATGTATACAATAGCTTCCATATCCTCATTATTTTCAGCATAGCTTTCTTCAAGATCAAAAGTATTGGGATGGCTCCACTCTTGCCAAGGGCTACCAATCACATATCTCTTAAAGGCTTTTGGTTGATGAAACAAAGTGTAGAGTCCAAATAAACCACCCATAGAGTCTCCAATATATGTCGTGTCATCAGAAACATTAAATCTTTCTGAAACCCAATCCCTTAATTCAGTTGTTAAAAACTTCAGGAACTTATCCGCACCGCCTCCCTTTACTTCCCTGAGAGTCATTTGTTCCATTAATTTTTGATTTTCAATATCCTCAACAGGCGTGAATTCGCGAGTTCTATTAGTTACAAACTGCATGAAGTCTGGTTCATCACCTAGCTTGTATTGTATGCCTATGAAAAGAGCCGGCGGAATTTCTCCACCAAGGTATAACCCGTCGATCGTGTTGATGTAGCCTCCAGCTGAGAGATTACAATCTGTCCCATAAATTACTGGCAATGGACCGTCTCCAAATAAAGAAATAATATTGGGATCAGGCTGTTTTACTAGTATCTCGAAAGTTTCTCCAATTATCTCTGATTTAAGTTCATGTATCTCTACATCGTGAAATTCTAAATGTCTCATAATCTACCTCGGGTATCTAATCATGGGGTGAGCTGGGGGTGAATCTCCAATTTCTATCCTCTTAATAGTCTCAAATCCATGTCTTTCATAAAGGCTCATGTTCATGGGATTGGAAGATTCAAGATATGCAATTTTTCCTTGCTCATCTGCCTTTTTTAAAGATTCCTTGAGAATTAAAGAACCAATGCCCTGACCTTGTTTTGAAGGATCTAAACCTATAAAAGGTAAATACCAGTGATCTTCTTTAGGGTGACAATCATCAAATTCATCGAACATTTGTAAGGCACTTTCCAGCCTATTAGAGGGAATATCTTCAAGCGTTGGTCCGAGCACCTCGGGATCTAAATGGATTCCAGGAGGATGCCAAATTGCGCCTCCATAATAATTTTCATCAGTAAAAATAGAATCTGACTCTAGTGCAGGTTTAGAAAAGGCATCCATCCAAAACGCAAAATTCTTTAGAAATTTATGTGGATCGGGAAAAAACCATCTCAGTAAAGGATCAGCAGCAAACCCTAAAGTGATTGCACTTTTTACCTCTTCAACATTGGATGAATCTGCTTTTATAATTTTTGGCGTATCCATTCTCTTCTCCCCATATCTAATTCAAACTTACGATGAGTGTATATAATAAAACTATACCAATCCAGCCCACCCAGAATGTTCTCGCCAATTGCCTGAGTGGAGGAAGATCCATATATTTATCATCATCTCTATCCTTCGGTCTCTTTGCAAAGTCGTAAATAATGGCAACCCAAAACAAGAGAAATACGGAATATAAAATTACTGAATACAATCTCCTACCTCCCTAAACAGCTTCCCTTTTTATCATCCAAGTCCAGAGCAGCTAACATGGCATAATAGATATCAGTGTTATCAAGCGTTCCTGTGAAGTTTTCTGAGC is a window encoding:
- a CDS encoding CHAT domain-containing protein, whose product is MTLKNKRYLILILLLFPGSFLAEEPLDFCDEGYLDQFFPQVTTEYLYQEKTLKVFCETKIQNPNNMVLFNDLVNFSKNLRNLTDPELERGTFEYFLIFFPEILFQLYENGEIENIVDTFIIHMDDLEKESFRLDSELYFASLIKELATYQVQYIRDPTIAVDLINYAERVVFNSFKENEIIPNNNLPILLQLKIIKLSALILSGETDEIISESTLFVNSLNPEMYAGKFEIWTISNLLHEIENITAEGSLDLNSIQNLRISLFYLIFNNKELDISEYEYIQDDLFSYVLIESFQEKNKLCDEETFTKLRDDKRIHAITRNFIDTFCFPTKYKTMENVNRIFTKYENDQIYKTNFDNFYKTLINPYGDTYTLLGSLPDDESKQIQSDVTFILSGSDVNIDHQASNDLFLKECRNGSDECKTMMKQVSKMIQSMLVDLPKEININNIGNEGILFRIAEMTLNFEENKKFATDFFKNTEIVFPTNEEIIDCLSKNTSSIENQVRECDAIQKFMNLYHISDSYIFFDDDEQKKEHSKILLEFYTFFARSAGIIYTLSPKDSFFQTIESHYLKDKLLMLLHAAIVAHDKYEYYSGNYDFFSFPASTLEMIMKVKKNDFDKSLSLNRVNINDEMLESGVISKIKKIFASNFRINNYLTLVEDYDQNEIRNLRFEQDSNRNYLNDVLDKFTDQKTIGNDKLIDRIRENLKQNEVLEYHFSIKSSERRIVFRIYGDMVTVRSYELSDTEVLKVYDEFSNFKYINQNRKHANDLSQVIYDLSSLDSIKKVYIISEGILKYIPFHALNYKNKYLSENFEVSYLPSLSSFLNLTSENSPLNFLGVGDPFFDALENEVFKTRNITDLSQLASLPETQEEIIEISTEFDSKMILLGMNATKKNFQSLKNFHSDSLIYFATHSLPYGNSISEEPGLVLTPVNDQESGILKISDISENNFSGSIVALSACKTFDSSHIDKEAYSGIAQAFFLGGAKGVYTTMWEIESLSASKFNSELFRGINNSNITNSLQQVSQAFINGDFGESYKDPFYWAPYIYLGK
- a CDS encoding crotonase/enoyl-CoA hydratase family protein; the protein is MTDQTATLTKDGDVSIITLDDGKANVFSTNMSNTINSLLDSVPEDKGSLLITGREGLFSAGFDLKTISGGDPKAALEMTQAGFKLLSRIYNFPRPVIAASSGHAIALGAFLLCCADYRVGASGQFIVQANETRNGMSIPTPILEISKSRILKNHWYRAILNAEAYPISDSVNAGYLDEVVEPEELMTKALEVAKDLATLSHPHYKLTKDLDQKDVVKRINDSIEEMANPF
- a CDS encoding SDR family oxidoreductase, with the protein product MKIFKKLSRSVKGRVAIITGAGSGMGEATAKVFASEGVKVIATDVNQEEVNRVSTEIITSGGECMPLLLDVTDCASINKCIDATIETYKTIDFVINNAGISSVTAVDDENFENYWDDTLNVVLTGQVRLIRASLPHLLESDNGRIVNISSTEGFGASPFHSPYTAAKHGVIGLTRSLALELGPKGVTVNCVCPGPINTNMTAAIDPKDKETYARRRVGLKRYGEPEEVAHATLNLCLPSSSYINGVYLPVDGGLSIRRA
- a CDS encoding carboxylesterase family protein, giving the protein MLVRPVVETKSGPVEGLIEEFNGIKGYSFRGIPYAADTSGNNRWRAPQDVESWVENFDASSFGPQCPQFRRGEGGFRDSIANAYEIEIPEEEPPQESEDCLRLNIYSGDLAPKEKLPVMFWIHGGALRFGSGDNYLPDGILSKGKILVTINYRLGELGFFAHPSINDSEEEFKTNFGLLDQIKALHWVRENIENFGGDPSNITIFGESAGGFSVAALLVSPLSKGLFHKAIVQSGGFSRMALHSSDKSSNGFSAADLGSRFGEFCGIPNNDDQLKLMRELPIDKIIEVGKIGFSSSFYVDDKTILAPVMKSFEEGANHKVPTIIGTNADEGTALYWGSPLADVAPPVNSVEKYKLVILDKFEEKAEKILSIYPASDKEEMIKSSKRLLGDSLFGAPSFFASKFMAERSEDIYFYHFNQKPSGKAGEILGSFHAYEISYVFGVGGLGIIENQELSDIMLSYWTNFAESGNPNSEELPEWEKLLPGENKWQVLGSEVGKKDIDRIEIYDLLQDFEFKGI